In Salinarimonas sp., a genomic segment contains:
- a CDS encoding hydroxyacid dehydrogenase gives MPDIVISEFMDEAAIAASLSGFDVLYDPGLVDRPDDLAAAVAQARALVVRNRTQVRGAVLEAAQSLVCVGRLGVGLDNIDVAACEARGVKVFPATGANDIGVAEYVIGTAMMLMRGAYTATDAVIAGEWPRNRLMGREVYGKTMGLVGFGSIARETGKRAAALGMKVVATDPFVAAGDPAWSQPWGSVAQRALDALLAEADVVSLHVPLTDATRNLIDAAALAAMKPDAILINAARGGVVDEPALAAALKEGRLGGAALDVFETEPLSAEKGAVFAGCPNLVLTPHIAGVSVESNVRVSAVTAETVRRALTEG, from the coding sequence ATGCCCGACATCGTCATCAGCGAGTTCATGGACGAGGCCGCCATCGCCGCCTCCCTCTCCGGTTTCGACGTCCTCTACGATCCGGGCCTCGTCGACCGGCCGGACGACCTCGCCGCCGCCGTGGCGCAGGCCCGCGCGCTCGTCGTGCGCAACCGCACCCAGGTCCGCGGGGCGGTGCTCGAGGCTGCGCAGAGCCTCGTCTGCGTCGGGCGTCTCGGGGTCGGGCTCGACAACATCGACGTCGCGGCCTGCGAGGCGCGCGGCGTGAAGGTCTTTCCCGCCACCGGCGCCAACGACATCGGCGTCGCGGAATACGTCATCGGCACGGCCATGATGCTGATGCGCGGCGCCTACACCGCGACCGACGCGGTGATCGCGGGCGAATGGCCGCGCAACCGGCTGATGGGCCGCGAGGTCTACGGCAAGACCATGGGCCTCGTCGGCTTCGGGTCGATCGCCAGGGAGACCGGCAAGCGCGCCGCGGCCCTCGGGATGAAGGTCGTCGCCACCGACCCGTTCGTCGCGGCCGGCGATCCCGCCTGGTCGCAGCCCTGGGGGAGCGTCGCCCAGCGCGCGCTCGACGCGCTGCTCGCGGAGGCGGACGTCGTCTCGCTGCACGTGCCGCTCACCGACGCGACCCGCAACCTGATCGACGCCGCCGCCCTCGCCGCGATGAAGCCCGACGCCATCCTGATCAACGCCGCCCGCGGCGGCGTCGTCGACGAGCCGGCGCTGGCCGCCGCGCTGAAGGAGGGCCGCCTCGGCGGCGCGGCGCTCGACGTGTTCGAGACGGAGCCCCTGTCGGCCGAGAAGGGCGCGGTTTTCGCCGGCTGCCCGAACCTGGTGCTCACCCCGCACATCGCGGGCGTCAGCGTCGAATCGAACGTGCGCGTCTCGGCCGTCACCGCCGAGACCGTCCGCCGCGCGCTGACGGAGGGCTGA
- a CDS encoding UxaA family hydrolase produces the protein MTMQYSNLEFMGWRRENGRVGVRNHVVLLPLDDLSNAACEAVANNIKGTLALPHAYGRLQFGEDLDLHFRTLIGIGSNPNVAAVVVIGIEDGWTQRVVDGIAKTGKPVTGFGIEGTGDIMTIAKASRVAKDYLQWASELQREVCPIKDLWVSTKCGESDTTTGLASCPTVGNMYDKLIPLGLTGVFGETSEITGAEHLCKARAATPEVAEKFMATWQAYMDEVIEPFKTSDLSESQPTKGNIAGGLTTIEEKALGNLEKIGRECTYIDVLEPAEAPAKGPGLYFMDTSSAAAECVTLMAAAGYVVHTFPTGQGNVIGNPIVPVIKITGNPRTVRTMSEHVDVDVSGVLRREMTIPQAGDALIDMIVRTSNGRLTAAEALGHREFVMTKLYRSA, from the coding sequence ATGACCATGCAATACTCCAACCTCGAGTTCATGGGCTGGCGGCGCGAGAACGGCCGCGTCGGCGTGCGCAACCACGTCGTCCTGCTCCCCCTCGACGACCTGTCCAACGCCGCCTGCGAGGCGGTGGCGAACAACATCAAGGGCACGCTCGCGCTGCCGCACGCCTACGGGCGCCTGCAGTTCGGCGAGGATCTCGACCTGCATTTCCGCACGCTGATCGGCATCGGCTCGAACCCGAACGTGGCCGCCGTGGTGGTGATCGGCATCGAGGACGGCTGGACCCAGCGCGTCGTCGACGGCATCGCCAAGACCGGCAAGCCGGTCACCGGCTTCGGCATCGAGGGCACCGGCGACATCATGACGATCGCCAAGGCCTCGCGGGTCGCCAAGGACTACCTGCAGTGGGCCTCCGAGCTGCAGCGCGAGGTCTGCCCGATCAAGGACCTGTGGGTCTCGACCAAGTGCGGCGAGAGCGACACGACGACGGGCCTCGCCTCCTGCCCGACGGTCGGCAACATGTACGACAAGCTGATCCCGCTCGGCCTCACCGGCGTGTTCGGCGAGACCTCCGAGATCACCGGCGCCGAGCATCTGTGCAAGGCGCGCGCGGCGACGCCGGAGGTGGCCGAGAAGTTCATGGCGACCTGGCAGGCCTACATGGACGAGGTGATCGAGCCCTTCAAGACGTCGGACCTCTCCGAGAGCCAGCCGACCAAGGGCAACATCGCCGGCGGCCTGACCACGATCGAGGAGAAGGCGCTCGGCAATCTCGAGAAGATCGGCCGCGAGTGCACCTATATCGACGTGCTCGAGCCGGCGGAAGCGCCCGCCAAGGGCCCCGGCCTCTACTTCATGGACACGTCCTCGGCCGCGGCCGAGTGCGTCACCCTGATGGCGGCGGCGGGCTACGTGGTGCACACCTTCCCGACCGGCCAGGGCAACGTCATCGGCAACCCGATCGTCCCGGTGATCAAGATCACGGGGAACCCGCGCACCGTGCGCACGATGTCGGAGCACGTCGACGTCGACGTCTCGGGCGTGCTGCGGCGCGAGATGACGATCCCGCAGGCGGGCGATGCGCTGATCGACATGATCGTGCGCACGTCCAACGGCCGCCTCACGGCCGCGGAGGCGCTCGGCCACCGCGAGTTCGTGATGACGAAGCTGTACCGCTCGGCGTGA
- a CDS encoding histidine kinase: MADYYPLIARAVQGLADPSPATRSAVYERARAALMDQLRALDPPLSHEDIDREGAALDDAIARVEADYAPPPEPEAYAQPQPQPQPAQESSVYESPVYETPVNETPTYPEPEPYPEPEPYPEAEPVHAAPAPQPAAPAPVRLAKNGSETAAGRSPFGLPEGRRRPAYDELVGPEADAEAEADMASTAGGAEEDASAAAPVEGRKRPRIDPKAARSGSSGGRVRIAIIAGALALVIGAIALTALSLGDEPAEIAVATGEPETPAPAPVEAGKIVERLGGEPAPDESAAAPAGGFTAPEAPAALPDEQGIAVAQRAVLYEEDPLNPQGQPRAAAGRAVWQLEPGGQGEPVVRATVEISDPQLRLVMLIRRNLDPTLPASHTIDISFETGDLDSRRVRDIGLLQMKDEETIRGAPVAGLPVPVRDNLFLIGLSNLPRDIERNTTLLTERNWIDLPIRFASGQRAILSFEKGTSGDRILDEAFATWSESAVRTSGN, encoded by the coding sequence ATGGCCGATTACTACCCGCTCATCGCACGCGCCGTGCAAGGTCTCGCCGATCCGTCGCCCGCGACGCGGAGCGCGGTCTACGAGCGCGCCCGCGCGGCCCTGATGGACCAGCTGCGCGCGCTCGACCCGCCCCTCTCGCACGAGGACATCGATCGCGAGGGCGCGGCGCTCGACGACGCCATCGCGCGGGTGGAGGCGGACTATGCGCCGCCGCCGGAGCCCGAGGCGTATGCGCAGCCGCAGCCGCAGCCGCAGCCGGCCCAAGAGTCGTCGGTCTACGAGTCGCCGGTCTACGAGACGCCGGTCAACGAGACGCCGACCTATCCCGAGCCGGAGCCGTATCCCGAGCCGGAGCCTTACCCCGAGGCGGAGCCGGTTCACGCTGCGCCCGCGCCGCAGCCCGCCGCGCCCGCGCCGGTGCGTCTCGCCAAGAACGGCTCCGAGACAGCCGCCGGTCGGTCGCCGTTCGGCCTCCCCGAGGGGCGCCGCCGCCCGGCCTACGACGAGCTCGTCGGACCCGAGGCGGATGCCGAGGCCGAGGCCGACATGGCGTCCACGGCCGGGGGCGCCGAGGAGGACGCCTCCGCGGCCGCTCCGGTCGAGGGTCGCAAGCGTCCGCGGATCGACCCGAAGGCGGCCCGGTCCGGATCGTCCGGCGGGCGGGTGCGCATCGCCATCATCGCGGGCGCGCTGGCGCTCGTCATCGGCGCCATCGCGCTCACCGCGCTGTCGCTCGGCGACGAGCCCGCCGAGATCGCCGTCGCCACCGGCGAGCCCGAGACCCCGGCGCCCGCCCCGGTCGAGGCCGGCAAGATCGTCGAGCGGCTCGGGGGCGAGCCCGCGCCCGACGAGAGCGCGGCCGCGCCGGCCGGCGGCTTCACGGCCCCCGAGGCGCCCGCGGCGCTTCCCGACGAGCAGGGCATCGCGGTCGCCCAGCGCGCGGTGCTCTACGAGGAGGACCCGCTCAACCCGCAGGGCCAGCCGCGCGCCGCGGCCGGCCGCGCCGTCTGGCAGCTCGAGCCCGGCGGGCAGGGCGAGCCGGTGGTGCGCGCGACGGTCGAGATCTCCGATCCGCAGCTGCGGCTCGTCATGCTCATCCGCCGCAATCTCGACCCGACGCTGCCCGCCTCGCACACGATCGACATCAGCTTCGAGACCGGCGACCTCGATTCGCGGCGCGTGCGCGACATCGGCCTCCTGCAGATGAAGGACGAGGAGACGATCCGGGGCGCGCCGGTGGCGGGCCTGCCGGTGCCGGTGCGCGACAACCTGTTCCTGATCGGCCTCTCGAACCTGCCGCGCGACATCGAGCGCAACACGACGCTGCTCACCGAGCGCAATTGGATCGACCTGCCGATCCGTTTCGCGTCGGGCCAACGCGCCATCCTCTCCTTCGAGAAGGGCACGTCCGGCGACCGCATCCTCGACGAGGCCTTCGCCACCTGGAGCGAGAGCGCGGTCCGCACCAGCGGGAATTGA
- a CDS encoding Ldh family oxidoreductase has protein sequence MPVLTIAEAEAKVAAALRRANTSPENAAHVARALVAAEADGLKGHGLSRVPTYAAQAKAGKVDGHATPTAARPKPGVLAVDAAHGFAYPALALVEDELPEIAHAQGVAAAAIRRSHHCGAAGHPVEALAEAGLVALLFANTPAAIAPWGGKLPVYGTNPIAFACPLPGRAPIVVDLSLSKVARGNILAAKQKGEPIPEGWALDADGNPTTDAAAALAGTMLPLGDAKGTALALMVELLAAGITGANYAAEASSFLDADGPPPGTGQLILALDPVALGGEASLARVSALAAMIEGQDGARLPGMRRLALREKARAEGLQVADAALAAIEAI, from the coding sequence ATGCCGGTCCTGACCATCGCCGAAGCGGAAGCCAAGGTCGCCGCCGCGCTCCGGCGCGCGAACACCTCCCCCGAGAACGCCGCCCACGTCGCCCGCGCCCTCGTGGCGGCGGAGGCCGACGGGCTGAAAGGCCACGGCCTCTCGCGCGTGCCGACCTACGCGGCGCAGGCCAAGGCCGGCAAGGTCGACGGCCACGCGACGCCGACGGCCGCCCGGCCCAAGCCCGGCGTGCTCGCCGTCGACGCCGCCCACGGCTTCGCCTATCCGGCCCTGGCGCTGGTCGAGGACGAGCTGCCCGAGATCGCCCACGCCCAGGGCGTCGCGGCGGCCGCCATTCGCCGCTCGCACCATTGCGGCGCGGCCGGGCATCCGGTCGAGGCTCTGGCCGAGGCGGGGCTCGTGGCGCTGCTCTTCGCCAACACGCCCGCCGCCATCGCGCCCTGGGGCGGCAAGCTGCCGGTCTACGGCACGAACCCGATCGCCTTCGCCTGCCCGCTGCCGGGCCGCGCGCCGATCGTGGTCGACCTCTCCCTCTCGAAGGTCGCTCGCGGCAACATCCTCGCGGCGAAGCAGAAGGGCGAGCCCATTCCCGAGGGCTGGGCGCTGGACGCCGACGGCAATCCCACCACCGACGCCGCCGCCGCCTTGGCGGGCACGATGCTGCCGCTCGGCGACGCCAAGGGCACGGCGCTGGCGCTCATGGTCGAGCTCCTCGCCGCCGGTATCACGGGGGCGAACTACGCCGCGGAGGCGTCCTCCTTCCTCGACGCGGACGGCCCTCCCCCCGGCACCGGCCAGCTGATCCTCGCCCTCGACCCGGTCGCCCTCGGCGGCGAGGCGTCCCTCGCCCGCGTCTCGGCGCTCGCCGCGATGATCGAGGGCCAGGACGGCGCCCGCCTCCCCGGCATGCGCCGCCTCGCGCTCCGCGAGAAGGCCCGCGCCGAGGGGCTGCAGGTGGCGGATGCGGCGCTCGCCGCGATCGAGGCGATCTGA
- a CDS encoding putative sulfate exporter family transporter, whose translation MNAPSFLPSVSITGTVRKLGPGFAFAAAVAVAATLAAPAVALVFPIPAMVLALLVGIALNRVAAAPIFQPGLTFCVKKLLRWAVALLGLRIALGDIVALGLATALMVILAMAATILAGFALARTFGQRSEYGALAGAATAVCGASAALATTTVLPNYKGKEADVAFVVVAVNALSTLAMIAYPPLAVVLGFDHLTTGVLLGATIHDVAQVVGAGYAVSETAGNTAVVVKLFRVFLLLPVVLIIGWWFARAGGHAENAKVPAPVFAFVFLGLCLLNTAMAYLPALQPVYAPLREAAIVASTWGLLIAIGALGLGTSLAAIASLGWRHIATVTGTTLVILAIAAAALLVI comes from the coding sequence ATGAACGCCCCCTCCTTCCTGCCGAGCGTCTCGATCACCGGGACCGTGCGCAAGCTCGGGCCCGGTTTCGCGTTCGCGGCCGCGGTCGCGGTGGCGGCGACGCTCGCCGCGCCGGCGGTGGCGCTCGTCTTCCCCATTCCCGCGATGGTGCTGGCGCTCCTCGTCGGCATCGCGCTCAACCGCGTAGCCGCCGCGCCGATCTTCCAGCCGGGGCTGACCTTCTGCGTCAAGAAGCTGCTGCGCTGGGCCGTGGCGCTGCTGGGCTTGCGCATCGCGCTCGGCGACATCGTCGCGCTCGGCCTCGCCACCGCGCTGATGGTGATCCTCGCCATGGCGGCGACGATCCTCGCCGGCTTCGCGCTCGCCCGCACCTTCGGCCAGCGCAGCGAGTACGGCGCGCTCGCCGGCGCCGCGACCGCGGTCTGCGGCGCCTCCGCGGCGCTCGCCACCACCACCGTGCTCCCGAACTACAAGGGCAAGGAGGCGGACGTCGCCTTCGTCGTGGTGGCGGTGAACGCGCTCTCGACGCTCGCCATGATCGCCTACCCGCCGCTCGCGGTCGTGCTCGGCTTCGACCACCTGACGACCGGCGTGCTGCTCGGCGCGACCATCCACGACGTCGCGCAGGTGGTGGGCGCGGGCTACGCGGTCTCCGAGACCGCCGGCAACACCGCCGTCGTGGTGAAGCTGTTTCGGGTGTTCCTGCTGCTCCCGGTCGTGCTGATCATCGGCTGGTGGTTCGCCCGCGCCGGCGGGCACGCCGAGAACGCCAAGGTCCCCGCCCCGGTCTTCGCCTTCGTCTTCCTCGGCCTGTGCCTTCTCAACACGGCGATGGCCTATCTTCCGGCCCTGCAACCGGTCTATGCTCCGCTGCGCGAGGCCGCGATCGTCGCCTCGACCTGGGGGCTGCTCATCGCCATCGGCGCGCTCGGGCTCGGCACCTCGCTCGCCGCGATCGCCAGCCTCGGCTGGCGGCACATCGCGACGGTGACGGGCACGACCCTCGTCATCCTGGCGATCGCGGCCGCCGCGCTCCTCGTCATCTGA
- a CDS encoding UxaA family hydrolase codes for MGIPHLLVHDKKDTVGVVVVEDLKAGTEMLCVVTEDNSSFHLTAEMDVPIGHKIALKDIAEGDTVWKYGQDIGKAVAPVGQGEHVHVHNVKTKRW; via the coding sequence ATGGGGATCCCGCATCTCCTCGTTCACGACAAGAAGGACACCGTCGGTGTCGTCGTCGTGGAGGATCTCAAGGCCGGCACCGAGATGCTGTGCGTCGTCACGGAGGACAATTCCTCCTTCCACCTGACCGCCGAGATGGACGTCCCCATCGGCCACAAGATCGCGCTCAAGGACATCGCCGAGGGCGACACGGTGTGGAAGTACGGCCAGGACATCGGCAAGGCCGTCGCGCCCGTCGGCCAGGGCGAGCACGTCCACGTTCACAACGTCAAGACCAAGCGCTGGTGA
- a CDS encoding TIGR03808 family TAT-translocated repetitive protein, with translation MTPHPLPPRPDRRAVLGAALGGATLAAASPTLAAAITAETFGVRPDGSDQTPRLQQALDAAAAAGRPLALAPGDYPVAGLRLAAGTSLVGPRSARLVQISGAPMLRGEGIAAARIVGLTLKGLGAGLGEAALVEAEAVPDLVVEDVALEDAPRFGLRLARCGGRVASCAIRRADVALFSSDATGLLVTGNDIADCLNNGVLIWRGQKGHDGAQVIGNRIARIAARGGGTGERGNGVNVFRAGGVLVADNVITECAYSAVRNNAGDGVQIVSNQVRAAGETALFTEFGFEGAVIASNLVDGASVGIVAANLNDGGRMSVISGNIVRNIVRVTPPEPGDSGLTYAIGVEGDAAVTGNVIENAPDQGIRVGWGPYLRDVAVTGNVVRECGIGIGVSVAEGAGPALVASNLITGARRGGIVGMRWRDVVADLSREAARFPHLTVTGNAVA, from the coding sequence ATGACACCCCATCCGCTTCCCCCGCGCCCGGACCGGCGCGCCGTGCTGGGCGCCGCGCTCGGCGGCGCGACGCTCGCCGCCGCGAGCCCGACCCTCGCCGCCGCGATCACGGCCGAGACCTTCGGCGTGCGCCCCGACGGCTCGGACCAGACGCCGCGCCTGCAGCAGGCGCTCGACGCCGCCGCGGCGGCGGGGCGCCCGCTGGCGCTCGCGCCGGGGGACTACCCGGTCGCCGGCCTGCGCCTCGCCGCGGGGACGAGCCTCGTCGGGCCGCGCTCCGCCCGGCTCGTGCAGATCTCCGGGGCGCCGATGCTGCGGGGGGAAGGGATCGCGGCGGCGCGGATCGTCGGGCTGACGCTGAAGGGGCTCGGCGCCGGGCTCGGCGAGGCGGCGCTCGTGGAGGCCGAGGCGGTCCCGGATCTCGTCGTCGAGGACGTCGCGCTCGAGGACGCGCCGCGCTTCGGCCTGCGGCTCGCGCGCTGCGGCGGCCGGGTCGCGTCCTGCGCCATCCGGCGCGCCGACGTCGCCCTGTTCTCGTCCGACGCGACGGGGCTTCTCGTCACGGGCAACGATATCGCCGACTGCCTCAACAACGGCGTGCTGATCTGGCGCGGGCAGAAGGGTCACGACGGCGCGCAGGTGATCGGCAACCGCATCGCGCGCATCGCCGCCCGCGGCGGCGGCACGGGGGAGCGCGGCAACGGCGTCAACGTCTTCCGGGCCGGCGGCGTCCTCGTCGCCGACAACGTGATCACCGAGTGCGCCTATTCCGCCGTGCGCAACAATGCCGGCGACGGCGTGCAGATCGTCTCGAACCAGGTCCGCGCCGCCGGCGAGACCGCCTTGTTCACCGAGTTCGGCTTCGAGGGCGCGGTGATCGCCTCGAACCTCGTCGACGGCGCGAGCGTCGGCATCGTCGCTGCGAACCTGAACGACGGCGGGCGCATGAGCGTGATCTCCGGCAACATCGTGCGCAACATCGTGCGCGTCACCCCGCCGGAGCCCGGCGATTCCGGGCTCACCTACGCGATCGGCGTCGAGGGCGACGCGGCGGTGACCGGCAACGTGATCGAGAACGCGCCCGACCAGGGCATTCGCGTCGGCTGGGGGCCCTACCTGCGCGACGTCGCGGTGACCGGCAACGTCGTCCGCGAGTGCGGCATCGGCATCGGGGTGAGCGTGGCGGAGGGCGCGGGGCCGGCGCTCGTCGCCTCGAACCTGATCACCGGCGCGCGCCGCGGCGGGATCGTCGGCATGCGCTGGCGCGACGTCGTCGCCGACCTCTCCCGCGAGGCGGCCCGCTTCCCGCACCTGACGGTGACGGGAAACGCGGTGGCGTGA
- the crcB gene encoding fluoride efflux transporter CrcB, producing MSALTVFLGAGLGGVLRWLVGLAATRMLGPAFPWGTLAVNVAGSFAMGVLAAYVAARLPGEGARLFLMTGVLGGFTTFSAFSLDVVALWERGAIGLAGVYVGGSVTLSIAALVGGLLVGRALTGG from the coding sequence GTGTCCGCCCTCACCGTGTTCCTCGGCGCCGGCCTCGGCGGCGTCCTGCGCTGGCTCGTGGGCCTCGCCGCCACCCGGATGCTCGGCCCGGCCTTTCCGTGGGGCACGCTCGCCGTCAACGTCGCGGGCTCGTTCGCCATGGGCGTGCTCGCCGCCTACGTCGCGGCGCGGCTGCCGGGGGAGGGCGCGCGGCTCTTCCTGATGACGGGCGTTCTCGGCGGCTTCACCACCTTCTCCGCCTTCTCCCTCGACGTGGTGGCCCTGTGGGAGCGCGGCGCAATCGGGCTCGCGGGGGTCTATGTCGGCGGTTCGGTGACGCTGTCGATCGCCGCCCTCGTCGGCGGGCTGCTCGTGGGGCGAGCGCTCACGGGGGGGTGA